From one Desulfurococcus sp. genomic stretch:
- a CDS encoding deoxyhypusine synthase — protein MGEPGFLMGYVKALDVKRRGIHELLLEMGDTAFQGRSLGEAYRILIDMFSDEDNTIFLGLAGSMSTAGMWRIIKWLIEERYVDVVVSTGAIISEDIYEAMGFKYYKTHPCVSDEELLKLKYDRFYDTLASEEDYRRMEKLIEEFIEVLPEGSVYSTAEFLHEFGRFLNEKGVDSIVAAAYRAGVPVFSPALVDSGYGIAAVLAYRKGHKVILDMVRDFHQLIEIGRRARKLSAIYIGGGVPKDYVNLVAVAQTLIKEYEESVHDYYKSLEYVVQFTTDLPQWGGLSGATLEEAVSWGKVSPRARKKQVHVDATIALPIIAHGLVEGGVKRKRPADLSWFFANPRSLP, from the coding sequence ATGGGTGAGCCCGGCTTTCTAATGGGGTATGTTAAGGCTCTTGATGTTAAGCGTAGAGGCATCCACGAGCTTCTACTAGAGATGGGGGATACAGCATTCCAGGGGAGGAGTCTAGGTGAAGCCTACAGGATCCTCATTGATATGTTCAGCGATGAGGATAATACTATATTCCTAGGGCTCGCTGGATCCATGAGTACAGCTGGCATGTGGAGGATTATAAAGTGGCTTATCGAGGAGAGGTATGTAGACGTTGTGGTTTCAACAGGAGCTATTATAAGCGAGGATATATATGAGGCCATGGGCTTCAAGTACTATAAGACTCATCCATGCGTTAGCGATGAAGAGCTACTCAAGTTAAAGTATGATAGATTCTACGATACACTTGCAAGCGAGGAAGACTACAGGAGGATGGAGAAGCTTATAGAGGAGTTCATAGAGGTCCTCCCCGAGGGCAGCGTCTACAGTACAGCCGAGTTCCTACACGAGTTTGGCAGGTTCCTTAACGAGAAAGGGGTAGACAGTATTGTAGCAGCAGCGTACAGGGCTGGAGTACCAGTATTCTCGCCTGCACTAGTTGACAGCGGGTACGGTATTGCCGCTGTACTAGCATACAGGAAGGGACATAAAGTAATCCTCGACATGGTTAGAGACTTCCACCAGCTCATCGAGATCGGGAGGAGAGCGAGGAAGCTTTCCGCAATATACATTGGAGGTGGAGTACCAAAAGACTACGTGAACCTTGTAGCAGTAGCACAGACACTCATAAAGGAGTACGAGGAGAGTGTTCACGACTACTATAAGAGCCTAGAGTACGTTGTACAGTTTACAACAGATTTACCTCAGTGGGGAGGGCTTAGTGGTGCAACACTAGAAGAGGCTGTCAGCTGGGGGAAGGTTTCACCTAGAGCTAGAAAGAAGCAGGTTCACGTTGATGCAACTATAGCTCTACCCATTATAGCCCACGGGCTCGTTGAAGGCGGCGTTAAGAGGAAGAGGCCTGCAGACCTCTCCTGGTTCTTTGCTAACCCCCGTAGTCTCCCCTAG